The following proteins are encoded in a genomic region of Mycobacteriales bacterium:
- a CDS encoding beta-propeller domain-containing protein: MRTLTRTLVSAGVVGSATAALVVALPGATPPAAAAGLTPYASCDALLAHYRGALRDTATPYGWGWGGGMRLFGGERAVAAMPSTASGTAADSGAMKATGPGATGTNLQEEGVDEPDSAKVVGDLLVVVARGSLQLLRAGDAPTQLSSLALGLQDGYGAEVLVSGDRALVLVNGWRQDPQPVAASTAAPMGRGWWGGGTALTRGVLVDIADPTAPTLLERLELEGRYLSARLVDGRVRLVTSSTAQPTSGAQPQADSEKARDEALSANRKAAAEVTLGDVLPRLVRRGPDGGVRADTPAVGCGAVSHAEQPRGASTLLVTTLDPATGLAPVDSDGVTTDGDLVYASTDRLYVATSRWGTVAPAGDDTAGTTADTTTAEEAVTTEIHAFDTSTATTGYVGTGSVSGYVLGRWAFSEHEGRLRVATTSAPPWQQGQEQSVSTMSVLEESAGELAVVGRVSGMGKGERIQAVRFFGDLATVVTFRQTDPLYVLDLSDPVAPRLLGELKVPGFSTYLHPLGGDLLLGLGMDADEKTGRTTGMQLSVFDLSDRSAPRQVDRLSLGEGWSQALDDSRAFGYDPQRRLALLPFMQYRDQQASALGVRIGADGTLTEAGRLEVHPSTPTTRVLHDADRVYAVSESGIAAGRSTDLDRTGAVTFPR; the protein is encoded by the coding sequence ATGCGCACCCTCACTCGGACCCTCGTCAGCGCGGGCGTGGTCGGCTCCGCCACCGCGGCCCTGGTGGTCGCGCTCCCTGGGGCCACGCCCCCGGCCGCGGCCGCCGGGCTGACGCCCTACGCGAGCTGCGACGCGCTGCTGGCCCACTACCGCGGGGCGCTGCGCGACACCGCCACCCCCTACGGCTGGGGCTGGGGCGGCGGGATGAGGCTGTTCGGCGGGGAGCGGGCGGTCGCGGCGATGCCGTCGACCGCGTCAGGAACGGCGGCGGACAGCGGCGCCATGAAGGCGACCGGTCCCGGCGCGACCGGCACCAACCTGCAGGAGGAGGGCGTCGACGAACCCGACAGCGCCAAGGTCGTCGGTGACCTGCTGGTGGTGGTCGCGCGCGGCAGCCTGCAGCTGCTGCGCGCCGGTGACGCGCCGACCCAGCTGAGCAGCCTCGCCCTGGGACTGCAGGACGGCTACGGCGCCGAGGTGCTCGTCAGCGGTGACCGTGCGCTGGTGCTGGTCAACGGCTGGCGGCAGGACCCGCAGCCGGTGGCCGCGTCGACGGCCGCGCCGATGGGTCGCGGCTGGTGGGGTGGCGGCACCGCCCTGACGCGGGGCGTGCTCGTCGACATCGCCGACCCGACCGCCCCGACCCTGCTGGAGCGGCTCGAGCTCGAGGGCCGCTACCTGTCGGCGCGGCTCGTCGACGGCCGGGTCCGGCTCGTCACGAGCTCGACCGCGCAGCCGACGTCGGGCGCCCAGCCCCAGGCCGACAGCGAGAAGGCGCGCGACGAGGCACTCTCGGCGAACCGCAAGGCGGCCGCCGAGGTGACGCTCGGCGACGTCCTGCCGCGGCTGGTCCGCCGCGGCCCCGACGGCGGGGTCCGTGCCGACACCCCGGCCGTGGGATGCGGCGCGGTGAGCCACGCCGAGCAGCCGCGGGGAGCGAGCACGCTGCTCGTCACGACGCTCGACCCGGCCACGGGCCTCGCGCCCGTCGACAGCGACGGCGTCACGACCGACGGTGACCTCGTCTACGCGAGCACCGACCGGCTCTACGTCGCGACCAGCCGGTGGGGGACCGTGGCCCCCGCGGGCGACGACACCGCGGGCACCACCGCGGACACCACGACGGCGGAGGAGGCCGTCACCACGGAGATCCACGCCTTCGACACCTCGACCGCGACGACAGGCTACGTCGGCACCGGCAGCGTCTCGGGCTACGTCCTCGGCCGGTGGGCCTTCTCCGAGCACGAGGGCCGGCTGCGGGTCGCGACCACCAGCGCCCCGCCCTGGCAGCAGGGGCAGGAGCAGTCGGTGTCGACGATGTCGGTGCTCGAGGAGTCGGCCGGCGAGCTCGCGGTCGTCGGTCGGGTCAGCGGGATGGGCAAGGGCGAGCGCATCCAGGCCGTCCGCTTCTTCGGCGACCTCGCCACGGTCGTGACCTTCCGCCAGACCGACCCGCTCTACGTCCTCGACCTGTCCGACCCGGTCGCGCCGAGGCTGCTCGGTGAGCTCAAGGTGCCGGGCTTCTCGACGTACCTGCATCCCCTCGGCGGCGACCTGCTGCTCGGTCTCGGGATGGACGCCGACGAGAAGACCGGGCGCACCACGGGGATGCAGCTGTCGGTCTTCGACCTCAGTGACCGCAGCGCCCCACGGCAGGTCGACCGGCTCAGCCTCGGCGAGGGCTGGAGCCAGGCGCTCGACGACAGCCGTGCCTTCGGCTACGACCCGCAGCGCCGGCTCGCGCTGCTGCCCTTCATGCAGTACCGCGACCAGCAGGCGTCCGCGCTCGGCGTGCGGATCGGCGCGGACGGCACCCTCACCGAGGCCGGCCGGCTGGAGGTCCACCCGAGCACGCCGACGACGCGGGTGCTGCACGACGCCGACCGGGTCTACGCCGTGAGCGAGTCCGGCATCGCCGCGGGCCGCTCCACCGACCTCGACCGCACCGGCGCCGTCACGTTCCCGAGGTAG
- a CDS encoding maleylpyruvate isomerase N-terminal domain-containing protein produces MAALGLSDEDPRIVGEHVVAAWDHFLDLAEAADLDRPSRLPGWTGKAVCIHLGSWAERTPLTGLLESARNGGAGETPDLDAENAALVSAHRDATRDEVLAALVRARDTIEEFFDGPLPEELGRYPARSSLGPLPVLSLVHASTYELAVHALDLAPCGAPTPPAHLLDRGLAALLDVTGALSARIGIHTSVTAQAGDGGWAFASDTDGWVTTPARPGFDGAGVRGAAADLLDASAGRAALPQLLLTRRLVVHNMTSFMRLAPLVHEVPGLPGGAALRTGVAGLGKVTGLVGRLRR; encoded by the coding sequence GTGGCTGCACTGGGACTGTCCGACGAGGACCCGCGCATCGTCGGCGAGCACGTCGTCGCGGCATGGGACCACTTCCTCGACCTCGCCGAGGCCGCCGACCTCGACCGGCCGTCGCGGCTGCCCGGCTGGACCGGCAAGGCGGTCTGCATCCACCTCGGCTCCTGGGCGGAGCGGACCCCGCTGACCGGCCTGCTCGAGAGCGCCCGCAACGGCGGCGCCGGCGAGACCCCCGACCTCGACGCGGAGAACGCCGCCCTCGTCTCCGCCCACCGCGACGCGACCCGCGACGAGGTCCTCGCCGCCCTGGTGCGCGCTCGCGACACGATCGAGGAGTTCTTCGACGGGCCGCTGCCCGAGGAGCTCGGGCGGTACCCGGCCCGCTCCTCACTCGGCCCGCTGCCGGTCCTGTCCCTCGTGCACGCCTCGACCTACGAGCTCGCCGTCCACGCCCTCGACCTCGCCCCCTGCGGCGCGCCGACCCCGCCCGCGCACCTGCTCGACCGGGGCCTGGCCGCGCTGCTCGACGTGACCGGTGCCCTGTCGGCCCGCATCGGCATCCACACGTCGGTGACGGCACAGGCCGGCGACGGCGGCTGGGCCTTCGCGTCCGACACCGACGGCTGGGTCACGACACCGGCCCGCCCCGGCTTCGACGGGGCCGGCGTGCGCGGTGCCGCCGCCGACCTGCTCGACGCCTCCGCCGGCCGGGCCGCGCTCCCCCAGCTGCTGCTGACCCGCCGGCTGGTGGTCCACAACATGACCTCGTTCATGCGCCTCGCGCCGCTCGTCCACGAGGTGCCGGGGCTCCCGGGCGGAGCCGCGCTGCGCACCGGAGTCGCGGGCCTCGGCAAGGTCACCGGCCTGGTCGGCCGCCTGCGCCGCTAG
- a CDS encoding class I SAM-dependent methyltransferase, whose protein sequence is MVGHPPGLAEGRALQAAPLTPAAARLLLSDAGRAAVAQAVASDLTDAARVTTATALGTALGPELGPLALEQALLRRRAVAKHPRGGELWWTAEALEQASSYTVADHRVGRFAGPVVDLCCGVGGDLLPLASAHGSAVGVDLDEARLLLAAANARVLGLDVALARADVTRLALPPDARVFVDPARRSGRARVFDPRLYSPRLDEVLTWRVRELGVKVAPGIDYDALPADVEVELVSLRGDVKEAVLWGGEARRGVARTATLLPSGDALSSSAAPVPAVRPPGRWLLEPDGAVVRAHLVAELAERVGGWLLDATIAYVAADEPVATPFGRWYEVLEVMPFSLKRLRARLRELDAGTLVVKKRGTAVEPEQLRRQLRLTGSVETTVVLTRSAGAQVVLVVRPA, encoded by the coding sequence GTGGTCGGGCACCCGCCTGGTCTCGCCGAAGGCCGCGCGCTCCAAGCAGCGCCGCTGACCCCAGCCGCCGCCCGGCTGCTGCTGTCCGACGCGGGTCGGGCCGCGGTCGCCCAGGCCGTGGCGAGCGACCTCACCGACGCCGCGCGGGTGACGACCGCGACCGCGCTCGGGACCGCGCTCGGTCCGGAGCTCGGTCCGCTGGCCCTCGAGCAGGCGCTGCTGCGCCGACGCGCGGTCGCGAAGCACCCACGGGGCGGCGAGCTGTGGTGGACCGCCGAGGCACTGGAGCAGGCGTCGTCGTACACCGTGGCCGACCATCGGGTCGGTCGCTTCGCAGGGCCGGTCGTCGACCTGTGCTGCGGGGTGGGTGGCGACCTGCTGCCGCTGGCGTCTGCGCACGGGTCGGCCGTGGGGGTCGATCTCGACGAGGCCCGGCTGCTGCTCGCCGCCGCCAACGCCCGGGTGCTCGGCCTCGATGTCGCGCTGGCCCGCGCCGACGTGACCCGGCTCGCGCTGCCGCCGGACGCGCGGGTCTTCGTCGACCCGGCCCGCCGGTCCGGTCGGGCACGGGTCTTCGACCCGCGGCTCTACTCGCCGCGGCTCGACGAGGTGCTGACCTGGCGGGTGCGCGAGCTGGGAGTGAAGGTCGCTCCGGGCATCGACTACGACGCGCTGCCCGCCGACGTCGAGGTGGAGCTGGTGTCGCTGCGCGGCGACGTCAAGGAAGCAGTGCTGTGGGGCGGCGAGGCCCGCCGCGGGGTCGCGCGGACCGCCACGCTGCTGCCTTCCGGTGACGCGCTGAGCTCCTCGGCCGCGCCGGTGCCCGCTGTCCGGCCCCCCGGCCGGTGGCTGCTCGAGCCCGACGGGGCTGTCGTGCGCGCCCATCTCGTCGCCGAGCTGGCCGAGCGGGTCGGCGGCTGGCTGCTCGACGCGACGATCGCCTACGTCGCTGCCGACGAGCCGGTGGCGACGCCGTTCGGCCGGTGGTACGAGGTGCTCGAGGTCATGCCGTTCTCGCTGAAGCGGCTGCGGGCGCGGCTGCGCGAGCTCGACGCGGGGACGCTGGTGGTGAAGAAGCGCGGGACGGCGGTCGAGCCCGAGCAGCTGCGCCGGCAGCTCCGGCTGACCGGGTCGGTGGAGACCACGGTGGTGCTGACCAGGTCGGCGGGCGCGCAGGTGGTGCTCGTCGTACGCCCTGCCTAG
- a CDS encoding DUF3052 domain-containing protein, with amino-acid sequence MVVQVVGTGPLDDTDVDTSLLDDVAARAGTELIHTDDSDDVVDVVLLWWREGDGDLVDALVDSLHNLADHGTIWLLTPKAGREGHVEPSDIDEAAPTAGLSSTRSTSAAPEWSGTRLVSPKAARSKQRR; translated from the coding sequence ATGGTGGTGCAGGTCGTCGGCACCGGACCCCTTGACGACACCGACGTGGACACGTCGCTGCTCGACGACGTCGCGGCGCGCGCGGGCACCGAGCTGATCCACACCGACGACAGCGACGACGTCGTCGACGTCGTCCTGCTCTGGTGGCGGGAGGGCGACGGCGATCTCGTCGACGCGCTCGTCGACTCGCTGCACAACCTCGCAGACCACGGCACGATCTGGCTGCTGACCCCCAAAGCCGGTCGTGAGGGCCACGTCGAGCCGTCCGACATCGACGAGGCGGCGCCGACCGCAGGGCTGTCGAGCACCCGCTCCACGAGCGCGGCGCCGGAGTGGTCGGGCACCCGCCTGGTCTCGCCGAAGGCCGCGCGCTCCAAGCAGCGCCGCTGA
- a CDS encoding cation diffusion facilitator family transporter: MATTPAHPPDEHDRGHAQHDHGGHDHDGHDHADQEEHDHPTGLLGRLKELVSPHSHDAADSVDSALETSAKGIRALKVSLAVLGVTALLQAVVVVFTGSVALLGDTLHNLADALTAVPLAIAFTVGRRLPDRRYTYGYGRAEDLAGVVVVLFIVLSAVAAGYEAFRRLLDPSEVRYVGAVAAAGVVGFVGNELVARYRISVGREIGSAALVADGLHARTDGFTSLAVVAGALGVGLGWERADPVVGLVITVAILSVLRDAARQVYRRLMDAVDEPLLDSVETSLRATPGVLEIGEVRARWIGHALRAECEIVVDSDLSLVAAHSVAEDARHRLLRDVPRLTAAIVHYDPQGEQHHRPPAPRVPGGTPH, from the coding sequence GTGGCCACGACACCCGCGCACCCGCCCGACGAGCACGACCGCGGCCACGCGCAGCACGACCACGGGGGGCACGACCACGACGGGCACGACCACGCGGACCAGGAGGAGCACGACCACCCCACCGGGCTGCTCGGCCGGCTCAAAGAGCTCGTCTCCCCGCACAGCCACGACGCCGCCGACAGCGTCGACAGCGCCCTGGAGACCTCCGCCAAGGGTATCCGCGCGCTCAAGGTCTCCCTCGCCGTCCTCGGCGTCACCGCCCTGCTGCAGGCGGTCGTCGTCGTGTTCACCGGCTCGGTCGCGCTGCTCGGCGACACTCTGCACAACCTCGCCGACGCGCTGACCGCCGTGCCGCTCGCCATCGCCTTCACCGTCGGCAGGCGCCTCCCCGACCGCCGCTATACCTACGGATACGGCCGCGCCGAGGACCTGGCGGGTGTCGTGGTCGTGCTGTTCATCGTGCTGTCGGCGGTCGCCGCGGGCTACGAGGCCTTCCGACGGCTGCTCGACCCGTCGGAGGTGCGCTACGTCGGCGCGGTCGCCGCCGCAGGCGTCGTCGGCTTCGTCGGCAACGAGCTCGTCGCGCGCTACCGCATCAGCGTCGGCCGCGAGATCGGCTCCGCGGCCCTGGTGGCCGACGGCCTGCACGCGCGCACCGACGGCTTCACCAGCCTCGCCGTCGTCGCGGGGGCGCTCGGCGTCGGGCTCGGGTGGGAGCGGGCCGACCCGGTGGTGGGCCTGGTCATCACGGTGGCGATCCTGTCGGTGCTGCGCGACGCGGCCCGCCAGGTCTACCGCCGCCTCATGGACGCCGTCGACGAACCGCTGCTCGACAGCGTCGAGACGTCGCTGCGCGCGACCCCGGGAGTGCTCGAGATCGGTGAGGTGCGGGCCCGCTGGATCGGCCATGCCCTGCGCGCGGAGTGCGAGATCGTCGTCGACAGCGACCTGAGTCTCGTGGCCGCCCACAGCGTCGCCGAGGACGCCCGTCACCGGTTGCTGCGCGACGTCCCGCGCCTCACGGCGGCGATCGTCCACTACGACCCGCAGGGAGAGCAGCACCACCGCCCCCCGGCGCCCCGCGTGCCGGGGGGCACACCTCACTAG